A single window of Acinetobacter wuhouensis DNA harbors:
- a CDS encoding AraC family transcriptional regulator, translated as MKRSILGLMYLIHGMRNAGIDVDSRLASIGIKADALDPSSIIHPSLEWDILKVVGVDVAPEKGLFIGQHYSLAGYGPLLMLLVTSRTVNDAIKNGIQYQGLTYLYGVLGLEQGNHQVALTYAPVDLDTEMGLLRAQCEISGTYKFLDDIYRMMGLTVPSIRIELPFQQPQDPQTLKQFHDYYGADLHFGCSKAAFWMNEDVVQLPIPSADLITHRVYEAKCIAEIERLNAEEQKIAPLIQRVNDYLELQQGIIPSMAEVSQALSIPERTLRHQLQQLNTSYKQIREQLIMNKALRLIEYKEYSIEVIAELLGYSEPAAFNHAFKRWFGQSPRQYGK; from the coding sequence ATGAAGCGATCAATCCTCGGTTTAATGTATTTAATTCATGGTATGCGTAATGCAGGAATCGATGTGGATTCACGGCTTGCCAGTATTGGAATTAAAGCTGATGCACTTGATCCAAGCTCAATTATTCATCCAAGTTTAGAATGGGATATTCTTAAAGTTGTTGGTGTTGATGTTGCGCCTGAAAAAGGTTTGTTCATTGGGCAGCATTATTCTTTGGCAGGTTATGGTCCTTTGCTTATGCTGTTGGTCACTAGTCGTACTGTGAATGATGCAATTAAAAATGGTATTCAATATCAAGGCTTGACCTATTTATATGGTGTATTGGGTTTAGAACAGGGGAACCATCAAGTTGCATTGACTTATGCACCTGTTGATCTCGACACTGAAATGGGGTTGTTGCGAGCGCAATGTGAAATTTCAGGGACTTATAAGTTCTTAGATGATATTTATAGAATGATGGGATTAACAGTTCCAAGTATTCGGATTGAATTGCCTTTTCAGCAACCACAAGATCCTCAAACCTTAAAGCAATTCCATGACTATTATGGTGCAGATCTACATTTTGGTTGCAGTAAAGCAGCTTTTTGGATGAATGAAGATGTAGTGCAACTGCCGATTCCATCTGCGGATCTGATTACGCATCGTGTTTATGAAGCTAAGTGTATTGCTGAAATTGAGCGTTTAAATGCAGAAGAACAAAAGATTGCGCCTTTGATTCAACGTGTAAATGATTATTTAGAATTACAACAGGGCATTATCCCTTCGATGGCAGAAGTGTCTCAGGCATTGAGTATTCCTGAGCGAACTTTACGTCATCAGTTACAACAGTTAAACACCAGTTATAAACAGATTCGCGAACAACTCATTATGAACAAGGCACTCCGTTTAATTGAATATAAAGAATATTCAATTGAGGTGATTGCTGAATTGTTGGGTTATTCTGAACCAGCAGCATTTAATCATGCATTTAAACGTTGGTTTGGGCAAAGCCCACGTCAATATGGTAAATAA
- a CDS encoding flavin-containing monooxygenase has product MDDISTNVVKTQTTQVAIIGSGFGGLAMAIRLLQANIHDFIILEKADAVGGTWRENQYPGAACDVQSHMYSLSFAPKTDWSKRYAEAPEIYDYIQDLIHDYDLKKYIQFNQEVVSTQYDEDHFNWHLTLKNGQKVDAQFVVFASGPLHVPQIPNIKGIEKFKGEVFHSSHWNHDYNLNQKNVASIGTGGSAIQYIPEIAPKVENLYVFQRTPAWVIPRDERAYNALDKKLFNRFEWFRKLHRARLYWSNESRVVPIVKPAAMKYMQKAGELFIRYQVKDKALGKKLTPNYVMGCKRILVSNKYFPTFNRKNVELVTDAIQELTENGIITKDGKERKIDCLIYGTGFITDPRIYLKSFECYGENGLELKDAWKDGAESFYGVCTKGFPNLFQLLGPNTVLGHNSVIFMIESQVNYILQLMQMVGKTKTQAIAVKANVQDQFNEDVQKKLEGTVWQSGCVSWYQQDGGKNFSLWPTYTWKFWLQTRKANPADYRLLGTMSQNKKKSKAA; this is encoded by the coding sequence ATGGACGATATCTCGACGAATGTTGTGAAAACACAAACCACTCAAGTCGCAATCATTGGTTCTGGTTTTGGTGGTTTAGCTATGGCTATTCGACTCTTACAGGCGAATATTCACGATTTTATTATCCTCGAAAAAGCCGATGCGGTTGGTGGCACTTGGCGTGAAAATCAATATCCTGGTGCTGCCTGTGATGTGCAATCACACATGTACTCTCTATCTTTTGCACCTAAAACCGATTGGTCTAAGCGTTATGCGGAAGCACCTGAAATTTATGATTATATTCAAGATTTAATCCATGACTATGATTTAAAAAAATATATTCAGTTCAATCAAGAAGTCGTTTCAACCCAATATGACGAAGATCATTTCAATTGGCATTTAACTTTAAAAAATGGACAAAAAGTTGATGCTCAATTTGTTGTATTCGCCTCAGGGCCTTTACATGTGCCACAAATTCCAAACATCAAAGGCATAGAAAAATTCAAAGGTGAGGTATTTCATTCATCACATTGGAACCATGATTATAATTTGAACCAAAAGAATGTAGCATCAATTGGTACAGGCGGCAGTGCGATTCAATATATTCCTGAAATTGCACCGAAAGTCGAAAATCTATATGTATTTCAACGTACACCGGCATGGGTAATTCCACGTGACGAACGTGCCTATAATGCCCTAGATAAAAAATTATTTAATCGTTTTGAATGGTTTAGAAAACTACACCGTGCTCGTTTATATTGGTCAAATGAATCGAGAGTTGTTCCAATTGTCAAACCTGCCGCCATGAAATATATGCAAAAAGCAGGTGAACTCTTTATCCGCTATCAAGTCAAAGACAAAGCTTTGGGCAAAAAACTCACCCCAAATTATGTGATGGGTTGTAAACGTATTCTAGTATCAAATAAATATTTCCCAACTTTTAATCGTAAAAATGTCGAGTTAGTGACTGATGCAATCCAAGAGCTGACCGAGAATGGTATCATCACCAAAGATGGTAAAGAGCGTAAAATTGATTGCTTAATTTATGGTACAGGCTTCATTACAGACCCTCGCATCTATTTAAAATCATTTGAATGCTATGGTGAAAACGGGCTTGAACTGAAAGATGCGTGGAAAGATGGAGCTGAAAGCTTCTATGGCGTATGTACCAAAGGTTTCCCTAATTTATTTCAACTATTAGGGCCAAATACTGTTTTGGGACACAACTCAGTTATTTTCATGATCGAATCACAGGTCAATTACATTTTACAATTGATGCAAATGGTAGGAAAAACCAAGACCCAAGCCATCGCAGTCAAAGCGAATGTTCAAGACCAGTTTAATGAAGATGTACAAAAAAAGCTTGAAGGCACAGTTTGGCAATCTGGTTGTGTCAGTTGGTATCAACAAGATGGAGGAAAAAACTTCTCACTTTGGCCAACGTATACTTGGAAATTTTGGCTACAAACCCGTAAAGCCAATCCTGCTGATTATCGCCTACTAGGTACAATGTCACAAAACAAGAAAAAATCAAAAGCTGCTTAG
- a CDS encoding lysine exporter LysO family protein — protein MQSLWLIFQLLFCLFLGFILARRIPQSVEKIAFKILPYFTYVLLIAIAIEFSQTIHNIASPAQILTSSITIALTTSIGAFLCCYLLFKAIGYQPSQGKVSAELLIGSLLNISYAFIALAAGYGVAELAHSFQFPLHVSTWHLLLVYMLLIGLDLAYSPLDKSWLNWKIMLVPLACIIGSLLGAVAAFFMLKNISMQDLVMLSQGYGFYSMTGIVVTELKNSHLGSIALMNDLFREIFAILFMYIIGWRYPRSAISSAGATAMDVTLPMVKQACGNDFIPHAMVSGFVLSVLAPIVVSVLAAL, from the coding sequence ATGCAATCTCTTTGGCTTATATTCCAACTTTTATTCTGCCTTTTTTTAGGTTTTATCCTCGCTCGCCGTATTCCGCAGAGTGTTGAAAAAATTGCTTTTAAAATATTACCTTATTTTACTTATGTGCTACTTATTGCAATTGCGATTGAGTTTTCTCAAACTATTCATAATATTGCCAGCCCTGCGCAAATTTTAACAAGTTCAATCACGATTGCCCTAACAACGTCCATAGGCGCTTTTTTGTGCTGTTATTTGCTATTTAAAGCGATTGGTTACCAACCCTCTCAGGGAAAAGTGTCTGCTGAATTATTAATCGGCTCCTTACTGAATATCAGCTATGCATTTATTGCTCTTGCCGCTGGCTATGGCGTGGCTGAACTTGCACACTCTTTCCAATTCCCATTACATGTCAGCACATGGCATTTATTATTGGTATATATGCTACTGATCGGGTTAGATTTAGCCTATTCACCTTTAGACAAGTCTTGGCTCAACTGGAAAATCATGCTTGTTCCTTTAGCATGTATCATCGGGTCTTTACTGGGTGCGGTTGCAGCATTTTTTATGTTAAAAAATATCAGCATGCAAGACCTTGTTATGCTTTCACAAGGTTATGGATTTTACTCAATGACAGGTATTGTGGTCACAGAGTTAAAAAATTCTCACTTGGGGAGTATCGCTTTGATGAATGATTTATTCAGAGAAATCTTTGCGATTTTATTTATGTATATTATCGGTTGGCGCTATCCACGCTCTGCAATTTCTTCTGCAGGAGCAACAGCCATGGACGTTACACTCCCTATGGTTAAACAAGCCTGTGGTAATGATTTTATTCCACACGCAATGGTCAGTGGCTTCGTGCTTTCAGTTCTTGCACCGATTGTCGTCAGTGTCTTGGCTGCCTTATAA
- the pyrF gene encoding orotidine-5'-phosphate decarboxylase produces MELRSVSIIVALDAKSQYDALTIADQLDPSLCRLKVGKELFTHEGSSIVKALHDRNFEVFLDLKFHDIPNTTAQAVCAAGDMGVWMVNVHASGGRKMMETCVERLKAGNYKTQLIAVTVLTSMGREDLRDIGLDIEPFEQVKRLAKLTQESGLDGVVCSAQEAKMLRQDLGQDFALVTPGIRPAGSNADDQKRIVTPNQAMRDGSTHLVIGRPITQSANPSQTLKDILATL; encoded by the coding sequence ATGGAACTGAGATCTGTGAGTATTATTGTTGCCTTAGATGCAAAAAGCCAATATGACGCCCTAACAATTGCTGATCAACTTGATCCATCACTTTGTCGTTTAAAAGTGGGTAAAGAATTATTTACTCATGAAGGTTCTTCTATTGTTAAAGCATTACATGATCGTAACTTTGAAGTTTTCCTAGATCTTAAATTCCACGATATTCCAAATACGACGGCTCAAGCTGTATGCGCTGCTGGGGATATGGGTGTATGGATGGTGAATGTACATGCATCAGGTGGTCGTAAGATGATGGAAACTTGTGTTGAACGTTTAAAAGCGGGAAATTACAAGACTCAACTGATCGCTGTAACTGTGTTAACGTCTATGGGGCGTGAAGATTTACGCGATATTGGTTTAGATATTGAACCTTTTGAGCAAGTTAAGCGCTTGGCTAAATTGACTCAAGAAAGTGGCTTGGATGGTGTTGTATGTTCCGCACAAGAAGCGAAAATGTTACGTCAAGATTTGGGTCAAGACTTTGCTTTAGTAACGCCAGGCATTCGTCCAGCAGGTTCAAATGCAGATGATCAAAAGCGTATTGTGACACCAAACCAAGCGATGCGAGACGGTTCTACGCATTTGGTGATTGGTCGCCCGATTACACAATCAGCAAATCCAAGTCAGACTTTGAAAGATATTTTAGCGACTTTGTAA
- a CDS encoding helix-turn-helix domain-containing protein — MSIPIETIALNLQRERKNAGLSLGEVARRAGVAKSTLSQLESGQGNPSLETLWALCVALNIPFAKLVETQTQSAQVIRYGEGASVTSEVAHYQAVLLATCPPNARRDIYILTTQPGEPRCSQPHPTGSVEHIIIMQGSAKVGLTNSYETLKAGDYMSYPADQAHIFEALEPDTRAILISEQR, encoded by the coding sequence ATGTCGATACCGATAGAAACCATTGCATTAAATTTGCAGAGAGAAAGGAAAAATGCTGGATTATCTTTAGGAGAAGTTGCTAGGCGTGCAGGAGTTGCCAAATCTACGCTTTCACAGCTTGAGTCTGGACAAGGTAATCCAAGTTTAGAAACCTTATGGGCATTATGCGTAGCCTTAAATATTCCTTTTGCGAAATTAGTAGAAACACAAACTCAGTCTGCACAAGTCATTCGTTATGGAGAAGGAGCTTCGGTTACTTCTGAGGTCGCACATTATCAAGCTGTTTTGTTAGCGACTTGCCCGCCCAATGCGAGACGCGATATTTACATTTTAACGACTCAGCCAGGTGAACCGCGCTGTAGTCAACCACATCCTACGGGTAGTGTAGAACATATTATTATTATGCAAGGGTCAGCCAAAGTAGGTTTAACGAATAGTTATGAAACTTTAAAAGCGGGGGATTATATGTCCTATCCTGCAGATCAAGCACATATATTTGAAGCTTTAGAACCTGATACGCGTGCAATTTTGATTTCTGAGCAACGCTAA
- a CDS encoding AzlC family ABC transporter permease — protein MKYKEFIKLPKPLIKSIAIICFATALIGMSLGSLAVTYHLPIWIPLLLSSLVLAGAAEFTFIGMIASGSSPITAAIAGLFINLRHLPFGLAIQHFIEDNKFKYLATHIMNDESVLFGLTQPTDELKRCAYWLCGIGILFAWPIGVLAGYFAGSHFAYTKILGIDTIFPVVLFALTFKSLKQKETRQSAMLGAVISVGTVPFLPTGIPILMSLFALLARRK, from the coding sequence ATGAAGTATAAAGAATTTATTAAATTACCCAAGCCCCTGATTAAATCAATTGCAATCATTTGTTTTGCAACTGCACTCATCGGTATGTCACTCGGTTCACTTGCTGTAACGTACCATTTACCTATTTGGATACCACTACTACTTTCGAGTTTAGTTTTAGCTGGCGCTGCTGAATTTACCTTTATTGGCATGATTGCTTCTGGCAGTAGTCCTATTACGGCTGCCATAGCAGGTCTATTCATTAACTTACGTCATCTACCTTTTGGTTTAGCCATCCAGCATTTTATTGAAGATAATAAGTTCAAGTACTTAGCAACACATATCATGAATGATGAAAGTGTATTATTCGGTTTAACGCAACCCACTGATGAGCTTAAACGGTGTGCTTATTGGTTATGTGGCATTGGAATTTTATTCGCTTGGCCAATTGGTGTTTTAGCTGGCTACTTTGCTGGAAGTCATTTTGCTTATACAAAAATATTGGGAATAGACACCATTTTTCCAGTTGTATTGTTTGCTCTAACCTTTAAGTCGCTAAAGCAAAAAGAGACTCGTCAATCAGCAATGCTTGGTGCTGTGATCAGCGTGGGTACAGTCCCATTTTTGCCTACAGGTATTCCAATCTTAATGTCTCTTTTTGCTCTATTGGCAAGGAGAAAATAA